In one window of Arachis ipaensis cultivar K30076 chromosome B06, Araip1.1, whole genome shotgun sequence DNA:
- the LOC107604757 gene encoding probable arabinosyltransferase ARAD1: protein MAERNVSHSHFKVVSRNSLLSFFSLITMLFMMSWLFILRSTRPEDNPNAIDRNALPDSNQFSTMNTESPFGNRAILGNEQDLEPTSHETKKTLPDETNDSGKCSTKPRTSGKKSVLKIFMYDLPSEFHFGLLDWKEEGHGVWPDLRTKLPHYPGGLNLQHSIEYWLTLDLLASEQLPEPSDSRSAIRVHNSSEADVIFVPFFSSLSYNRFSRTDPHEKRSNNKVLQEKVVKFVTAQLEWKRSGGRDHVILAHHPNSMLDARMKLWPATFILSDFGRYPPNIANVEKDVIAPYKHVVECYENDSSTFDSRTTLLYFQGAIYRKDGGHVRQELFYLLKEEKDVHFSFGSAQKGGVKDASAGMRSSKFCLNIAGDTPSSNRLFDAIASHCVPVIISDEIELPYEDAIDYTDFCIFVRTRDALKKRFLIDFVRSVKKDEWTRMWNRLKQVQKFYEFQFPSKEADAVQMIWQAVARKAPLMRLKTNKSRRFFRSVYGTNMGNVRVKPSLPTPKNFW, encoded by the exons ATGGCTGAGAGGAATGTGTCACACTCACATTTCAAGGTTGTTTCTAGAAACTCCTTACTCTCCTTCTTTTCATTGATAACTATGTTGTTCATGATGTCATGGCTCTTCATTCTCCGATCCACCCGACCGGAGGACAATCCTAATGCGATCGACCGCAATGCGTTACCTGATTCCAATCAATTCTCCACCATGAACACCGAGTCTCCGTTTGGAAACCGTGCAATCCTCGGCAATGAACAAGATTTAGAACCAACTAGCCATGAGACTAAGAAAACATTGCCTGACGAAACAAATGATTCTGGAAAATGCAGCACCAAACCAAGAACAAGTGGCAAAAAAAGTGTCCTGAAAATTTTCATGTATGATTTACCTTCTGAGTTTCATTTTGGACTATTGGATTGGAAAGAAGAAGGGCATGGTGTTTGGCCTGATCTCAGAACAAAATTACCACATTACCCTGGTGGATTGAACTTGCAGCATAGCATAGAGTATTGGCTTACTCTGGATCTTCTTGCTTCAGAGCAACTACCTGAACCCTCGGATTCAAGAAGTGCAATCCGAGTTCATAACTCGAGCGAAGCCGACGTCATATTCGTCCCATTCTTCTCTTCTCTGAGCTACAACCGGTTCTCACGAACCGATCCGCACGAGAAGAGAAGCAATAACAAGGTGCTTCAGGAGAAAGTGGTGAAATTCGTGACGGCGCAATTAGAATGGAAGAGGTCAGGGGGGAGGGATCATGTGATCTTAGCACATCATCCGAATAGTATGTTGGATGCAAGGATGAAATTGTGGCCTGCTACCTTCATACTTTCGGATTTCGGAAGGTATCCTCCCAACATTGCAAATGTTGAGAAAGATGTGATTGCACCTTACAAGCATGTTGTTGAATGCTATGAAAACGATTCATCTACCTTTGATAGCCGTACAACTCTTCTCTACTTCCAAGGAGCAATATATAGAAAAGAT GGAGGGCACGTAAGGCAAGAGCTATTTTACCTCTTAAAAGAGGAAAAGGACGTACACTTCTCATTCGGGAGCGCTCAAAAAGGAGGAGTCAAGGACGCATCCGCCGGCATGCGGTCATCGAAATTCTGCCTGAACATAGCCGGCGACACGCCGTCGTCGAACCGCCTATTCGACGCCATAGCAAGCCATTGTGTCCCGGTGATCATCAGCGACGAAATTGAGCTCCCATACGAGGATGCAATCGACTACACCGACTTCTGCATATTCGTCCGCACCAGGGACGCTCTCAAGAAAAGGTTCCTCATAGATTTCGTCAGGAGCGTTAAAAAGGATGAGTGGACTAGAATGTGGAACAGGTTGAAGCAGGTTCAAAAGTTCTATGAGTTTCAGTTCCCTTCCAAGGAAGCTGATGCTGTTCAAATGATTTGGCAGGCTGTGGCACGTAAGGCTCCTCTCATGAGGTTGAAAACAAACAAGTCTAGAAGATTTTTTAGGTCTGTTTATGGTACTAATATGGGCAATGTTAGGGTTAAACCATCATTACCTACACCCAAAAACTTTTGGTGA